The stretch of DNA ATGAGGCGGTTCTGGTAATCGCTAATCACTGACAAATCACCGTCCGTCCTGATAAAACCAGAAACTTCACACCCAATGCTTGACTTCTCTTTTTGAATCAGTAACATACGCACCAATTCCGCAATAGCTCAGTTGGTAGAGCAAATGACTGTTAATCATTGGGTCCCTGGTTCGAGTCCAGGTTGTGGAGCCAAATAGCAAAGCCCCTGAATCGAAAGATTCAGGGGCTTTTTTGTGGATGATCGAAAATCCGCTGCAAAACGAACAAGGCCGATCTGTCTCCAGATCGGCCTTTTTCATGCCATCAGCGGTCAGACGTGTTCGCCGCTCTTCATCTGCGTCTTCGGCGCACCGTGACCATGGTCATGATCCGAATCGACCTCGATCACCGGCACTTCCTTGCCATCGCAATCATGCAGCTTGCCGTCACTGAAGTAATCGCCTTCACGCAGCGCCGCCAGATCGCGATAGCGCAGGGTCCGCTCTTCCGCTGCGGCAAACACCGACTGCTGATCCGAATTGCCGGCGGTGAAGTGGTTGAAGGTCAGGTTCAGCACGATCGCCATGATCGCCGACGAGCTGATGCCCGAATGGAAAATGGTCGCGAACCAGCTTGGGAAATGATCGTAGAAGTTCGGCGCGGCAATCGGGATCATGCCGAAGCCGATCGACGTCGCGACGATGATCAGGTTGACGTTGTTGCGGTAATCCACCTTCGACAGCGTGCGGATGCCGCTCGCTGCCACTGTGCCGAACAGCACAATACCGGCACCGCCGAGCACCGAGGTCGGCACCGCCGCAATCACCCGTCCCATGAACGGCAGCAGGCCGAGAATCACCAGGAAGATACCGCCAGTGGCCACCACATAACGGCTCTTGATCCCGGTCACTGCCACCAGCCCGACGTTCTGGGCGAACGCGCTTTGGGTGAACGAACCGAAGATCGGCGCAAACATGCTCGACAGCATGTCTGCGCGCAGTCCGTTACCGAGGCGCTTGGAGTCGACCTTGGTGCCGATGATTTCACCGACCGCCAGGATGTCTGCCGAGGTTTCCACCAGGGTCACCATGACCACGATGCACATCGACAGGATGGCGGCGAAGTGGAAGGTCGGCATGCCGAAGTGGAACGGTGTCGGGAAGCCGAACATCGGCCCTTGAGCGACACCGGAGAAGTCGGCCATGCCGAGGAACACCGCCAGCACCGTACCGATCACCATGGCCAACAGGATCGACAGGCGCGAGATGGTCGAACTGCCGACCTTGCTCAGCAGCAACACCAGCACCAGCGTTACCGCCGCCAGACCGATGTTCTGCATGCTGCCGAAGTCCGGCGCGTGACTGTTGCCACCCATGGCCCAGCGCGCGGCCACCGGCATCAGCGTCAGGCCGATGGTGGTGATCACGATGCCGGTCACCAGCGGCGGGAAGAACTTGGTGATGCGCGAGAACACCGGCGTGATCAATAAGCCGATCAACGACGCGACAATTACCGCCCCCAGCACCGACTGAAAGCCGCCCTCCCCGCCACTGCTGACGATTGCGACCATGGTCGCCACACCCGAGAACGACACGCCCTGCACCAGCGGCAACTGACAGCCAAAAAACGGTAGACCCAGGGTTTGCAGCAGTGTCGCCAGCCCCCCCGCAAACAATGAAGCAGCAATCAACAAACCAATGTCCGCCGGCGACAGGCCGGCCGCCTGACCGATGATCAGTGGCACCGCGACGATACCGCCATACATCGTCAGAACATGTTGCAGGCCGTAAGCCATATTCGCGCCGACCCCGAGATTTTCGTCCTCGGGCCGTTGGTGTGAAACATGGGGCGTTTTCATGTTGGGGGGTTCCCTGGTTTTTGTTATGCGCACACTGTATTCAATACTCGTGACAAATGTCCATAGAGTTGTATACAACTTGCCGGTCACATAATGGATAGGTAGCCACCCAACCTTCTATCTCGCCACCTCCATCTCCCACAAATCCGGCAACACATCCCCTCCTGCCCCCGTTTTTATCGCACCAGGCTGAAGTGTTCATGGCGACCAGCGGTGCATGGGCGCTCTTTTTTATACATATAAAGTATGCATAATGAAGTCATTCGAAATTCAGTTCGACAAAAGCAAGAACGCAGCCAACAAACTCAAGCACAGGGGCGTCAGCCTTGCCGAGACCGAGCCGGTCTTTCACGACGAACGCGCCCTGACGGATTGAGGACAACGACCATGACGAACAGCGCTGGATCACCCTCGGTCTCGATGGCAAAGGGCGTTTGCTGGTGGTTGCGTACAGTTATCGCGAAGCCAATGTCGTTCGAATCATTTCTGCACGTGTCGCTACACCGAGCGAATGTTGCGCTTACTTTCTGGAGGCTTGACCGATGAAAGA from Pseudomonas sp. P8_229 encodes:
- a CDS encoding nucleobase:cation symporter-2 family protein encodes the protein MKTPHVSHQRPEDENLGVGANMAYGLQHVLTMYGGIVAVPLIIGQAAGLSPADIGLLIAASLFAGGLATLLQTLGLPFFGCQLPLVQGVSFSGVATMVAIVSSGGEGGFQSVLGAVIVASLIGLLITPVFSRITKFFPPLVTGIVITTIGLTLMPVAARWAMGGNSHAPDFGSMQNIGLAAVTLVLVLLLSKVGSSTISRLSILLAMVIGTVLAVFLGMADFSGVAQGPMFGFPTPFHFGMPTFHFAAILSMCIVVMVTLVETSADILAVGEIIGTKVDSKRLGNGLRADMLSSMFAPIFGSFTQSAFAQNVGLVAVTGIKSRYVVATGGIFLVILGLLPFMGRVIAAVPTSVLGGAGIVLFGTVAASGIRTLSKVDYRNNVNLIIVATSIGFGMIPIAAPNFYDHFPSWFATIFHSGISSSAIMAIVLNLTFNHFTAGNSDQQSVFAAAEERTLRYRDLAALREGDYFSDGKLHDCDGKEVPVIEVDSDHDHGHGAPKTQMKSGEHV